In Ovis canadensis isolate MfBH-ARS-UI-01 breed Bighorn chromosome 3, ARS-UI_OviCan_v2, whole genome shotgun sequence, one DNA window encodes the following:
- the ANAPC2 gene encoding anaphase-promoting complex subunit 2 gives MAAATEAGRDAGPAQELLAAWNTVSTGLVPPAALGLASSRTSGAVPPKEEELRAAVEVLRGHGLHSVLEEWFVEVLQTDLQANISLEFWNAISQRENCADEPQCLLLLLDAFGLLESRLDPYLRSLELLEKWTRLGLLLGTGAQGLREKVHTTLRGVLFFSTPRAFQEMIQRLYGRFLRVYMQSKRKGEGGTDPELEGELDSRYARRRYYRLLQSPLCAGCGSDKQQCWCRQALEQFHQLSQVLHKLSLLERVSAEAVTSTLHQVTRERMEDRCRGEYERSFLREFHKWIERVVGWLGKVFLQDGPSRPASPEPGATLRRWRCHVQRFFYRIYAGLRIEELFSIIRDFPDSRPAVEDLKYCLERTDQRPQLLVSLKAALETRLLHPGVNTCDIITLYISAIKALRVLDPSMVVLEVACEPIRRYLRTREDTVRQIVAGLTGDSDGTGDLAVELSKTDPASLETGQDSEDDSGEPEDWVPDPVDADPGKSSSKRRSSDIISLLVSIYGSKDLFINEYRSLLADRLLHQFSFSPEREIRNVELLKLRFGEAPMHFCEVMLKDMADSRRINANIREEDEKRPAEEQPPFGVYAVILSSEFWPPFKDEKLEVPEDIREALEAYCRKYEKLKAMRTLSWKHTLGLVTMDVELADRTLSVAVTPVQAVVLLYFQDQASWGLEELSEAVKMPAALLRRRLSVWLQQGVLREEPAGTFSVVEEERPQDRDNMVLVDSDDESDSGLASQADQKEEELLLFWTYIQAMLTNLESLSLERIFSMLRMFVVSGPALAEIDLQELQGFLQRKVRDQQLVYSAGVYRLPKSCG, from the exons ATGGCGGCGGCGACGGAGGCGGGCCGTGACGCGGGGCCTGCGCAGGAGCTGCTGGCGGCCTGGAACACCGTGAGCACCGGGCTGGTGCCTCCGGCCGCGCTGGGACTG GCGTCCTCTCGAACCAGCGGTGCCGTCCCTCCAAAAGAGGAGGAGCTCCGGGCGGCGGTGGAGGTGCTCAGGGGCCACGGTCTGCACTCGGTCCTGGAGGAGTGGTTCGTAGAGGTGCTGCAGACCGACCTGCAGGCCAACATCTCCCTCGAGTTCTGGAATGCCATCTCTCAGCGCGAGAACTGTGCGGACGAGCCCCAGTGCCTTCTGTTGCTCCTCGATGCTTTCGGTCTGCTGGAGAGCCGCCTGGATCCCTACCTGCGTAGTCTAGAGCTCCTGGAGAAATGGACTCGCCTGGGCTTGCTGTTGGGCACCGGTGCTCAGGGGCTTCGGGAGAAGGTCCACACCACGTTGCGGGGCGTCCTGTTCTTTTCCACTCCCAGAGCTTTTCAGGAGATGATCCAGCGCCTCTACGGGCGCTTCTTGAGAGTTTACATGCAGAGTAAGAGAAAAGGGGAAGGAGGCACAGACCCGGAACTGGAGGGGGAATTGGACAGCAGGTATGCCCGCCGCCGGTACTACCGCCTTCTGCAGAGCCCGCTGTGCGCGGGGTGCGGCAGTGACAAACAGCAGTGCTGGTGCCGCCAAGCGTTGGAGCAGTTCCACCAGCTCAGCCAGGTCCT GCACAAGCTCAGTCTGCTGGAGCGGGTCAGCGCGGAGGCTGTGACCAGCACCCTGCACCAGGTGACCCGGGAGCGGATGGAGGACCGTTGTCGGGGCGAGTACGAACGCTCCTTCCTGCGTGAGTTCCACAAG TGGATCGAGAGAGTGGTTGGCTGGCTGGGCAAGGTGTTCCTGCAGGACGGCCCCAGCAGGCCTGCGTCCCCGGAGCCGGGCGCCACGCTGCGGCGCTGGCGGTGCCACGTGCAGAGGTTCTTTTACCGCATCTATGCCGGTCTGCGCATCGAGGAGCTCTTCAGCATCATCCGAG ACTTCCCGGACTCGAGGCCTGCTGTGGAAGACCTCAAGTACTGCCTGGAGAGGACAGACCAGAGGCCGCAGCTGCTCGTGTCCCTCAAGGCTGCCCTGGAGACGAGGCTGCTCCACCCAG GCGTGAACACCTGTGACATCATCACCCTGTACATCTCCGCCATCAAGGCGCTGCGCGTGCTGGACCCATCCATGGTTGTCCTGGAGGTGGCCTGTGAGCCCATTCGCCGGTACCTGCG GACGCGGGAGGACACAGTGCGGCAGATCGTGGCAGGGCTGACCGGGGACTCAGATGGGACGGGGGACTTGGCTGTTGAGCTGTCCAAGACGGACCCTGCAAGCTTGGAGACCGGGCAGGACAGTGAGGACGACTCTGGCGAGCCGGAGGACTGGGTCCCCGACCCCGTGGACGCAGATCCAG ggaagtccagctccAAGCGGCGCTCCTCGGACATCATCAGCCTGCTGGTCAGCATCTACGGCAGCAAGGACCTCTTCATCAACGAGTACCGCTCGCTGCTGGCCGACCGCCTGCTGCACCAGTTCAGCTTCAGCCCCGAGCG GGAGATCCGCAACGTGGAGCTGCTGAAGCTGCGCTTTGGCGAGGCCCCGATGCACTTCTGTGAGGTCATGCTCAAG GACATGGCGGACTCACGCCGCATCAACGCCAACATCCGGGAGGAGGACGAGAAGCGGCCCGCTGAGGAGCAGCCCCCCTTCGGAGTCTATGCCGTCATCCTGTCCAGCGAGTTCTGGCCGCCCTTCAAGGACGAGAAGCTGGAGGTGCCTGAGGACATCAGGGAGGCCCTGGAGGCCTACTGCCGGAAGTACGAGAAGCTGAAG GCCATGCGGACGCTCAGCTGGAAGCACACCCTGGGCTTGGTGACAATGGACGTGGAGCTGGCTGACCGCACCCTGTCCGTGGCGGTGACCCCGGTGCAGGCTGTGGTCTTGCTGTATTTCCAGGACCAAG CCAGCTGGGGCCTGGAGGAGCTGAGCGAGGCGGTGAAGATGCCGGCCGCGCTGCTGCGGCGccgcctgtccgtgtggctgcagcAGGGCGTGCTGCGCGAGGAGCCGGCCGGCACCTTCTCGGTAGTGGAGGAAGAGCGGCCGCAGGACCGGGACAACATGGTGCTGGTCGACAGCGACGACGAGAGCGACTCGGGCCTGGCCTCGCAAGCCGACCAGAAGGAGGAGGAGCTGCTG CTCTTCTGGACGTACATCCAGGCTATGCTGACCAACCTGGAGAGCCTGTCGCTGGAGCGCATCTTCAGCATGCTGCGCATGTTCGTGGTCTCCGGCCCCGCGCTGGCCGAGATCGACCTGCAGGAGCTCCAGGGCTTCCTGCAGAGGAAGGTGCGCGACCAGCAGCTCGTCTACTCCGCCGGCGTCTACCGCCTGCCCAAGAGTTGTGGCTGA
- the TMEM210 gene encoding transmembrane protein 210 — translation MAACPQPDSCLLGDPLGLVCLSLLLIPAAAGGYCECSLGLSREALIALLVVLAGISASCFCALVIVAVGVIRAKGETCPAHMDSRMVGHFGLQEDHMDLRTVHVESHLMDPDTAVPMIQPLEEHGLMTITMGSTLEEPPPPPE, via the exons ATGGCCGCCTGTCCCCAGCCCGACTCCTGCCTGCTCGGCGACCCCCTCGGCCTCGTATGTCTGTCCCTTTTGCTCATCCCTGCTGCAG CTGGAGGCTACTGCGAGTGCAGCCTTGGCCTCAGCCGCGAGGCCCTCATCGCCCTGCTGGTGGTGCTGGCAGGCATCAGCGCTAGCTGCTTCTGCGCCCTGGTCATCGTGGCCGTTGGTGTCATTCGAGCCAAGGG tgAAACGTGCCCTGCACACATGGACAGCAG GATGGTGGGGCACTTCGGGCTGCAGGAAGACCATATGGACCTGCGCACGGTGCACGTGGAGTCCCACCTCATGGACCCCGACACGGCGGTCCCCATGATACAGCCCCTGGAAGAGCATGGCCTCATGACCATCACCATGGGCTCGACTCTGGAGGAGCCGCCCCCCCCACCTGAGTAG
- the LRRC26 gene encoding leucine-rich repeat-containing protein 26 encodes MRSPSFPSWGPPPPPPPLQLLLLLLPWPVWTQAPAAAASWGTPGALGCPEACVCAPGGQANCSGRALPAVPGGLNRRVRVLLLNHNRVHALPPGAFVDAGALLRLDLRENGLRWVHARAFWGLGALEQLDLSANQLEGLLPGTFAPLRALRALSLAENRLARLEPAALGALPLLRALSLQDNDLPALPSGLLAGLPALNTLRLRGNPWTCGCALRPLCAWLRGHPRHAPEAETLLCVSPGRLTLSPLTAFPDAAFSHCARPLAAQDLAVVYALGPVSFLASLAACLALGSAFTACGARHRRRRRRRAAARRQQRRQPDPGPGTASPAATAAQA; translated from the exons ATGCGGAGTCCCTCCTTTCCCTCGtgggggccgccgccgccgccgccgccgctgcagctgctactgctgctgttgccGTGGCCAGTCTGGACCCAGGCGCCCGCCGCAGCCGCCTCCTGGGGAACCCCGGGCGCCCTAGGCTGCCCCGAGGCTTGCGTGTGCGCGCCGGGGGGCCAGGCCAACTGCTCGGGGCGCGCGCTGCCCGCCGTGCCAGGGGGCTTGAACCGGCGCGTCCGCGTGCTGCTGCTGAACCACAACCGCGTGCACGCGCTGCCTCCCGGCGCCTTCGTGGATGCCGGCGCGCTGCTCCGCCTGGACCTGCGCGAGAATGGACTGCGCTGGGTGCACGCGCGGGCCTTCTGGGGCTTGGGCGCGCTGGAGCAGCTAGACCTCAGCGCCAACCAGCTAGAGGGGCTGCTGCCCGGCACTTTCGCGCCACTGCGCGCTCTGCGCGCCCTCTCGCTGGCTGAGAACCGGCTGGCGCGCCTAGAGCCCGCAGCGCTGGGCGCGCTCCCGCTGCTGCGCGCGCTCAGCCTGCAGGACAACGACCTGCCTGCGCTCCCGTCCGGGCTCCTGGCTGGCCTGCCAGCTCTCAATACGCTGCGCCTGCGCGGCAACCCCTGGACCTGTGGCTGCGCGCTGCGCCCACTCTGCGCCTGGCTTCGCGGACACCCGCGGCACGCGCCAG AGGCCGAGACGCTGCTTTGCGTATCGCCGGGGCGCCTGACGCTCAGCCCCTTGACCGCCTTCCCGGACGCCGCCTTCAGCCACTGCGCGCGGCCCCTTGCCGCGCAGGATCTGGCCGTGGTCTATGCTCTCGGGCCCGTCTCCTTCCTCGCTAGCCTGGCCGCCTGTCTGGCCCTGGGCTCCGCGTTCACTGCCTGCGGCGctcgccaccgccgccgccgccgccgccgcgccgccgcccgccgccagCAGAGGCGGCAGCCGGATCCTGGCCCCGGCACAGCCTCGCCTGCGGCCACCGCCGCCCAAGCTTGA